In Bacillota bacterium, one DNA window encodes the following:
- the cas2 gene encoding CRISPR-associated endonuclease Cas2, whose amino-acid sequence MMILITYDVNTETAEGRKRLRQVAKHCVNYGQRVQKSVFECMLDPAQFAEFKRQLEKLIDPEKDSVRYYHLGSNWKGRVEHVGVKHTYDPEGLLIS is encoded by the coding sequence ATGATGATCCTCATCACGTACGATGTCAATACCGAGACGGCGGAGGGGCGCAAGCGGTTGCGGCAGGTGGCCAAGCACTGCGTTAACTACGGGCAACGCGTGCAAAAGTCCGTATTTGAGTGCATGCTGGACCCCGCTCAGTTTGCCGAGTTCAAGCGACAGTTGGAAAAGCTGATTGATCCCGAGAAGGACAGTGTTCGCTACTACCACCTCGGGAGCAATTGGAAAGGCCGCGTCGAACATGTAGGAGTCAAGCACACTTACGATCCGGAAGGCTTGCTGATCTCCTAG
- the cas7c gene encoding type I-C CRISPR-associated protein Cas7/Csd2, which yields MRTPIQNRYEFVLLFDVENGNPNGDPDAGNLPRIDPETGLGLVTDVCIKRKVRNYVELVKQGQPGYEIYVREGAVLNAQHRRAYEYYGIEPADKQLPKDVEQARKITKFMCDNFYDIRTFGAVMTTKVNAGQVRGPVQMGFARSIDPIVQQEVTITRVAVTSEEDAAKKDREMGRKHIVPYALYCLEGYVSAALAEKTGFSQEDLELLWEALENMFEHDRSSSRGKMASRRLIVFEHESKFGNAPAHKLFETVKVYRVDETRPPRSYSDYRVEVDVASVPPGVRVIDRLS from the coding sequence GTGCGGACGCCGATTCAGAATCGGTACGAGTTCGTTTTGCTCTTTGACGTCGAGAACGGCAATCCCAACGGTGATCCCGACGCGGGCAACCTGCCCCGAATCGACCCGGAGACGGGCCTCGGGCTGGTCACCGACGTGTGCATCAAGCGCAAGGTGCGTAATTACGTCGAGCTCGTCAAACAGGGGCAGCCGGGGTACGAAATCTACGTGCGCGAGGGTGCCGTGTTGAACGCCCAGCATCGTCGCGCGTATGAGTACTACGGTATCGAACCCGCAGACAAGCAGCTGCCGAAGGACGTAGAGCAAGCCCGGAAAATCACCAAGTTCATGTGCGACAACTTCTACGACATTCGTACATTCGGCGCCGTCATGACGACGAAGGTCAACGCCGGGCAAGTGCGGGGTCCTGTGCAGATGGGCTTTGCCCGCAGCATTGATCCCATCGTCCAGCAGGAAGTGACGATTACGCGCGTCGCGGTGACGTCGGAGGAAGACGCGGCCAAGAAGGACCGCGAAATGGGCCGCAAGCACATCGTTCCCTATGCCCTTTATTGCCTTGAGGGTTACGTGTCGGCGGCGCTGGCGGAGAAAACGGGCTTTTCTCAGGAGGATCTCGAACTCTTATGGGAAGCGCTGGAGAATATGTTCGAGCATGACCGTTCCTCGAGCCGCGGCAAGATGGCCAGCCGGCGCCTGATCGTGTTCGAGCATGAATCGAAGTTCGGCAACGCGCCGGCGCACAAGCTGTTCGAGACGGTCAAAGTGTACCGGGTGGATGAAACGCGCCCGCCGCGTTCTTACAGTGACTACCGCGTCGAGGTCGACGTGGCGTCGGTGCCGCCCGGCGTACGCGTTATCGATCGGCTGAGCTGA
- a CDS encoding subtype I-C CRISPR-associated endonuclease Cas1 codes for MGRKLADRRVLYVTSPDSYLSRDGKNVVVRVGDEERARFPIHILEGIVCFSYVGASPALMELCAESGVALSFLSESGKFLARVTGPTTGNVLLRRRQYRMADDMSESAAIARNIIAAKITNSRAVLRRALSDHADAATEEKLHRAVVELTEILQRVFDCPDDLEALRGLEGQAANVYFGVFNELIRNPDPAFRFDTRTRRPPRDPVNALLSFLYALLRHDVQSALETVGLDPYVGFLHTDRPGRPSLALDLMEELRPYVADRLVLTLVNRKQVSAKDFVSSETGGVLLTDEGRKKVLGAWQERKRETVEHPFLEEKIQVGLIPYAQALLLARYIRGDLEGYPPFTWR; via the coding sequence GTGGGACGAAAACTTGCTGACCGTCGAGTCCTATACGTCACCTCTCCTGACAGCTACCTCTCACGAGACGGGAAAAACGTGGTCGTACGGGTGGGCGACGAGGAAAGGGCTCGGTTCCCTATTCACATTTTGGAGGGCATTGTTTGCTTCTCGTACGTGGGAGCCAGTCCGGCTCTCATGGAGTTATGCGCCGAATCCGGCGTTGCCCTTTCGTTTCTGTCGGAGAGCGGCAAGTTCTTGGCAAGGGTGACGGGGCCGACAACCGGCAACGTGTTGTTGCGGCGGCGCCAATACCGAATGGCCGACGATATGTCGGAGAGTGCGGCAATCGCCAGGAACATTATTGCGGCGAAGATCACGAATTCACGGGCCGTGCTTCGCCGAGCACTGAGTGATCATGCGGATGCTGCGACAGAGGAGAAATTACATCGGGCGGTTGTTGAGCTGACCGAGATTCTGCAGAGGGTGTTTGACTGTCCCGACGATTTGGAAGCACTTCGAGGCTTGGAAGGCCAGGCGGCCAACGTCTATTTTGGAGTGTTCAACGAGCTCATTCGCAATCCGGATCCGGCTTTTCGTTTTGACACGCGCACTCGCCGGCCGCCTCGCGATCCTGTCAACGCGCTGCTCTCTTTCTTGTACGCCTTGCTTCGTCACGACGTACAGTCAGCCTTGGAAACGGTGGGCCTCGATCCTTACGTCGGGTTTCTGCACACAGACCGTCCCGGCCGGCCAAGCTTGGCCCTTGACTTGATGGAGGAACTGCGCCCTTATGTGGCCGACCGCCTCGTGTTGACGCTAGTGAATCGAAAACAGGTATCGGCGAAGGACTTTGTCTCGAGCGAGACCGGCGGCGTTCTTCTCACGGATGAGGGTCGCAAGAAAGTACTGGGCGCCTGGCAGGAGCGCAAGCGGGAAACGGTTGAGCACCCGTTTCTTGAGGAAAAAATTCAAGTCGGGCTTATCCCTTACGCTCAGGCGCTCCTGCTGGCACGGTACATCCGCGGCGATCTAGAGGGATATCCGCCGTTTACCTGGCGTTGA